From Acidimicrobiales bacterium, one genomic window encodes:
- a CDS encoding NAD(P)/FAD-dependent oxidoreductase, which produces MAERADRGAPTFGIIGAGMSGILAAIKLQEVGYGFTVFEKADRLGGTWRENTYPGIACDVPSHIYSYSFALNPDWSHFASPGGEILEYFEEVARRYGVDDQIRFSDAVVRCTWFDPTEDADGRWEIETASGHVETVDFVIAATGILHHPKLPDIAGLDSFAGPMFHSARWDHDVALDGKRIGLIGTGSTGVQITGALAPRAGHLSVFQRTAQWVVPVDQVAYTEEERATFRTDADTLAKLHEDLKKSFNDGFGTTILDQQSGMVDAIEARCQEELAAIADEELRAKITPTYRAGCKRLVISHNWYDAVQRDTVEIVTDDIERIEPTGVRTADGRLHEVDVLVLATGFKVDAFMRPMTITGADGVDLDDVWAERPSAYMAITIPGFPNLFMLNGPNSPVGNFSLIQTAELQFEYVMDMVERVVSGQLDRVQPTQDAAERFEEERVAAARNTVWATGCNSWYLDDRGIPFAWPFPFERFRREMAEPRLGDYEAAGV; this is translated from the coding sequence ATGGCAGAACGCGCAGACCGGGGAGCACCCACGTTCGGGATCATCGGGGCGGGGATGTCTGGCATCCTCGCAGCGATCAAGCTGCAGGAGGTCGGCTACGGGTTCACCGTCTTCGAGAAGGCCGATCGGCTCGGGGGGACCTGGCGGGAGAACACCTACCCCGGCATCGCCTGCGACGTGCCGTCGCACATCTACAGCTACTCCTTCGCTCTCAACCCTGACTGGAGCCACTTCGCCTCGCCGGGGGGAGAGATCCTCGAGTACTTCGAGGAGGTGGCCCGGCGCTACGGCGTCGATGATCAGATCCGCTTCTCTGATGCCGTGGTGCGGTGCACCTGGTTCGACCCGACCGAGGATGCCGACGGCCGATGGGAGATCGAGACCGCTTCCGGGCATGTCGAGACGGTCGACTTCGTGATCGCGGCGACCGGGATCCTCCATCACCCGAAGCTGCCCGACATCGCGGGGCTCGACTCGTTCGCGGGTCCGATGTTCCACAGCGCCCGCTGGGATCACGACGTCGCTCTCGACGGCAAGCGCATCGGGCTCATCGGCACCGGTTCCACCGGCGTGCAGATCACCGGGGCGCTCGCGCCGCGGGCCGGCCATCTCAGCGTGTTCCAGCGGACAGCGCAATGGGTGGTGCCGGTCGACCAGGTGGCGTACACCGAAGAGGAGAGGGCCACGTTCCGAACCGACGCCGATACGTTGGCGAAGCTTCACGAAGACCTGAAGAAGTCGTTCAACGACGGGTTCGGGACCACGATCCTCGACCAGCAGTCGGGAATGGTCGACGCCATCGAAGCCCGCTGTCAGGAGGAACTCGCGGCCATCGCCGACGAAGAGCTCCGGGCCAAGATCACGCCGACATATCGCGCCGGCTGCAAGCGGCTCGTGATCTCGCACAACTGGTACGACGCGGTGCAGCGAGACACCGTCGAGATCGTCACCGACGACATCGAACGGATCGAGCCGACGGGGGTGCGCACCGCCGACGGGCGTCTCCACGAGGTCGACGTGCTCGTGCTCGCAACCGGGTTCAAGGTCGACGCCTTCATGCGGCCGATGACGATCACCGGCGCCGACGGGGTGGATCTCGACGACGTGTGGGCCGAGCGACCGAGTGCCTACATGGCGATCACCATCCCGGGTTTCCCGAACCTCTTCATGCTGAACGGGCCCAATTCGCCGGTCGGCAATTTCTCGCTGATCCAGACGGCCGAGCTCCAGTTCGAGTACGTCATGGACATGGTCGAGCGGGTCGTGTCGGGGCAGCTCGATCGGGTCCAGCCGACGCAGGACGCAGCCGAGCGCTTCGAGGAGGAGCGGGTCGCCGCTGCGCGAAACACGGTGTGGGCGACCGGCTGCAACAGCTGGTACCTCGATGATCGTGGCATCCCGTTCGCCTGGCCTTTTCCGTTCGAACGGTTCCGGCGCGAGATGGCCGAGCCTCGCCTCGGCGACTACGAAGCGGCCGGGGTCTGA
- a CDS encoding glycoside hydrolase family 43 protein, protein MPVLIAALALLGGCGAGDTAGSPSTTTTATTTTTTTTTTTTTTTTTTTTTTTTTTTTTVPEDRVDDDRLVWDRDFPDPFVLADDDGYHAYATASGFVQVQRLDGPTLAEWSGPTDALTTLPGWATPLSSWAPAVLAVDDHYLLYYTARVDGTDKHCLSVAEGAAPDGPFVDVSTEPWLCPTDLGGAIDPSPFVDDDGSIFLLWKNDGITLRRESSIWSQRLAPDGRSLIGEPVRLIATDQDWEYPHVEAPSMHIVDGTYWLAYSGNWYNQAAYGIGLARCTSAVGPCDKPFEGPIIASSPGAEGPGGAEFFVDRSGRALLAYHAWLEAPGYPGHRALRIIAIDFSGPLPRPVGS, encoded by the coding sequence GTGCCGGTACTGATCGCGGCGCTCGCCCTGCTCGGCGGGTGCGGCGCCGGCGACACCGCTGGCTCACCATCGACGACCACGACGGCCACCACGACGACGACGACCACGACGACGACGACCACCACGACGACGACGACGACCACCACCACCACGACGACCACGACCACGACCACTGTTCCCGAGGATCGGGTCGACGACGATCGACTCGTGTGGGATCGGGACTTCCCCGACCCGTTCGTGCTGGCCGACGACGACGGCTACCACGCCTACGCCACGGCGTCGGGGTTCGTACAGGTGCAGCGACTCGACGGGCCGACCTTGGCCGAGTGGTCGGGTCCGACCGACGCACTCACAACGCTTCCCGGCTGGGCGACCCCACTGTCGAGCTGGGCGCCCGCGGTGCTCGCCGTCGACGACCACTACCTCCTCTACTACACGGCCAGGGTCGACGGCACCGACAAGCACTGCCTCTCGGTCGCCGAAGGCGCCGCACCGGACGGCCCCTTCGTCGACGTCAGCACCGAGCCCTGGCTCTGTCCCACCGATCTCGGCGGCGCCATCGATCCGAGCCCCTTCGTCGATGACGACGGCTCGATCTTCCTGCTCTGGAAGAACGATGGCATCACCCTGCGTCGGGAATCATCGATCTGGAGCCAACGACTCGCCCCGGACGGACGCTCGTTGATCGGCGAGCCAGTGCGCCTCATCGCCACCGACCAGGACTGGGAATACCCCCACGTCGAGGCCCCGAGCATGCACATCGTCGACGGCACGTACTGGCTCGCCTACTCGGGGAACTGGTACAACCAGGCCGCCTACGGCATCGGACTGGCCCGTTGCACGTCCGCCGTCGGCCCGTGCGACAAGCCCTTCGAGGGGCCGATCATCGCCTCTTCCCCCGGGGCGGAAGGTCCGGGCGGCGCCGAGTTCTTCGTCGACCGGTCGGGGCGGGCGCTGCTCGCCTATCACGCGTGGCTCGAGGCGCCGGGCTATCCGGGCCACCGCGCCCTGAGGATCATCGCCATCGACTTCTCGGGTCCGCTCCCTCGACCGGTCGGCTCCTGA
- a CDS encoding GerMN domain-containing protein → MSRVLPVLVAICVLSAACGDDPQGSPTSTTTAPEATSTSTTSPTSTTVPPSTSEPESIVVQVFFLDEEAFNIGRLPYVRPVERAVDPASPEAAALDALFEGPTSDEQAGGLRFVASEATGIAEFSILERTAQVRLAGGCSSGGSTFTVANQIVPTLLQFTSIDAVKIYDPAGETGSPDTPGDSIPFCLEP, encoded by the coding sequence ATGTCTCGCGTTCTCCCGGTGTTGGTCGCCATCTGCGTGCTCAGCGCGGCGTGCGGCGACGACCCACAGGGTTCGCCCACATCCACCACGACCGCTCCGGAGGCAACATCGACCTCGACAACATCTCCCACATCGACGACAGTCCCGCCGAGCACCAGCGAGCCCGAATCCATCGTCGTCCAGGTGTTCTTCCTCGACGAGGAGGCCTTCAACATCGGGCGCCTGCCCTACGTTCGCCCGGTCGAGCGCGCCGTGGATCCTGCCTCCCCGGAAGCTGCCGCGCTCGACGCGCTCTTCGAGGGTCCGACGAGTGACGAACAGGCGGGCGGACTCCGGTTCGTGGCGTCGGAGGCGACCGGCATCGCCGAGTTCTCGATACTCGAGCGCACCGCCCAGGTGCGCCTCGCCGGGGGCTGCTCGAGCGGCGGGTCCACCTTCACGGTGGCCAACCAGATCGTCCCGACGCTGCTGCAGTTCACGTCCATCGACGCCGTGAAGATCTACGACCCCGCCGGCGAGACGGGGTCACCGGACACCCCCGGCGACTCCATCCCCTTCTGCCTGGAACCCTGA
- a CDS encoding tyrosine-type recombinase/integrase — protein MDAPSLGLPAEPAPSFRDWWAEFISTRVGVRPSTRLRDESIFRCHLEPFFGDVAIDRIGFRDAQRFVAELAATDLSPRTVRKAAGLLAQSLDIAVRSRLLEHNPTRGLSLPQVPHKEPTFLEPAEVERLADAIAAPYRTFVLVGAYAGLRNGELAALRAKRVHAATTTIDVTETRTLSRDGTPTFGPPKSRAGRRTVPVPSFVMEELVIDMASRGVEPDELIWTSPNGKPLGDANFRRRIWKPATEAAGLDGLRIHDLRHTCVAMWSRSLASPRAAAKWAGHSNPALILGVYGGVFDDESNAVMQRLSDFAAQPRRG, from the coding sequence GTGGACGCGCCATCGCTGGGCCTCCCTGCGGAACCCGCGCCGTCGTTTCGCGACTGGTGGGCCGAATTCATCTCGACGAGGGTCGGTGTCCGACCCTCGACCCGTCTGCGCGACGAATCGATCTTCCGGTGTCATCTCGAGCCGTTCTTCGGCGACGTGGCGATCGACCGGATCGGGTTTCGCGACGCCCAGCGTTTCGTCGCCGAGCTCGCGGCGACCGACCTGTCCCCCCGCACTGTGCGCAAGGCCGCCGGGTTGCTCGCCCAGAGCCTCGACATCGCCGTGCGGTCCCGGTTGCTCGAACACAACCCGACGCGGGGGCTCTCGCTCCCCCAAGTGCCCCACAAGGAGCCGACGTTCCTCGAACCCGCGGAGGTCGAACGCCTCGCCGATGCGATCGCCGCGCCGTATCGCACCTTCGTGCTCGTCGGCGCCTACGCCGGTCTCCGCAACGGCGAGCTCGCAGCCCTCCGGGCCAAGCGAGTCCACGCGGCGACCACCACGATCGACGTCACCGAAACGCGTACCCTCAGCCGCGACGGCACACCGACCTTCGGCCCACCGAAGTCACGGGCCGGGCGCCGGACGGTCCCCGTCCCGAGCTTCGTGATGGAAGAGCTCGTCATCGACATGGCGAGCCGCGGCGTCGAACCCGACGAGCTGATCTGGACCTCACCGAACGGCAAGCCGCTCGGCGACGCCAACTTCCGGCGACGCATCTGGAAACCGGCCACCGAAGCCGCCGGGCTCGACGGCCTCCGGATCCACGATCTCCGCCACACGTGCGTCGCGATGTGGAGCCGCTCGCTGGCGTCGCCCCGTGCCGCGGCCAAGTGGGCCGGCCACTCGAACCCGGCGCTGATCCTCGGGGTCTACGGAGGCGTCTTCGACGACGAGAGCAATGCCGTCATGCAACGACTCAGCGACTTCGCGGCACAGCCGAGACGCGGCTGA
- a CDS encoding DUF2786 domain-containing protein: MPNHFTPHRPPEDPDELDAGLVALITYAWQIGWMPGDLLAMVDHDLTPTALRLAATLILREHEVQGYGDRLSPRWQVQINHVRNVAGDDDEAVESRHRGWRTDRLELWSRLAFLPGLRQLGPLPGEADASAPRSVGDASPATGGALDHDILRKVRAMLAKAESSAFEAEAEAFTAKAQALITDHSLADALRSAAGSGPHTGPDAIRLAVERPYDREKFGLLSVIARSNRATAIRHSGLGLATVIGYTIDLEATELLFTSLLVQASRAMLRHGSTTDGYGKSTTRAFRRSFLIGFAGRIDERLSAENARATERAAATTAADGPLLPVLASRAAAVDRMVDEVFPSLSRLRPSHATFDGSGYGAGVAAANRADLAARRPLAS, translated from the coding sequence ATGCCGAACCACTTCACACCACACCGCCCACCCGAAGATCCCGACGAACTCGATGCCGGCCTCGTCGCGCTCATCACCTACGCCTGGCAGATCGGCTGGATGCCGGGCGATCTGTTGGCGATGGTCGACCATGACCTCACCCCGACCGCCCTGCGCCTCGCTGCCACGCTGATCCTGCGCGAACACGAGGTTCAGGGCTACGGCGATCGACTCTCGCCCCGGTGGCAGGTGCAGATCAACCACGTCCGAAATGTGGCGGGCGACGATGACGAAGCCGTGGAGTCCCGCCATCGGGGCTGGCGTACCGACCGACTCGAACTGTGGTCTCGACTGGCCTTCCTGCCCGGGCTGCGGCAGCTGGGACCCCTCCCTGGCGAGGCCGATGCGTCGGCGCCACGTTCCGTTGGCGATGCGTCGCCCGCAACGGGCGGAGCGTTGGACCACGACATCCTGAGGAAGGTGCGCGCCATGCTGGCCAAGGCCGAGTCGAGTGCGTTCGAGGCAGAAGCCGAGGCGTTCACCGCCAAGGCCCAGGCGCTCATCACCGATCACTCGCTCGCCGACGCGTTGCGCAGCGCCGCCGGCTCCGGGCCGCACACGGGCCCCGACGCGATCCGGCTGGCCGTCGAGCGGCCCTACGACCGTGAGAAGTTCGGGCTACTCAGCGTGATCGCGCGGTCGAATCGGGCGACGGCCATTCGCCACAGTGGCCTCGGGTTGGCCACGGTCATCGGCTACACCATCGACCTCGAAGCGACCGAACTCCTGTTCACCTCGCTGCTGGTTCAGGCGTCCCGGGCCATGCTGCGCCACGGATCGACCACCGACGGCTACGGCAAGTCGACGACGCGCGCCTTTCGGCGTTCATTCCTGATCGGATTCGCAGGACGAATCGACGAGCGCCTGTCCGCGGAGAACGCACGGGCCACCGAGCGGGCCGCCGCTACCACCGCGGCCGACGGACCACTCCTCCCCGTCCTCGCCAGCCGCGCGGCTGCGGTCGACCGCATGGTGGACGAGGTCTTCCCTTCCCTCTCGCGCCTGCGCCCGTCTCACGCCACATTCGACGGGTCGGGCTACGGCGCCGGCGTCGCGGCGGCCAACCGGGCCGACCTGGCAGCTCGTCGACCGCTTGCTTCATGA
- a CDS encoding zeta toxin family protein translates to MSRLDLIAGPNGAGKSTLYERVIAPDRPGLPFVNADRIARERFPGAETTEAYKAAEIAAKAREALIAARLDFCTETVFSHESKVDLVASASSSGYDVVLHVVMIPLRLSGPRVAARVANGGHGVPAEKLETRYERLWPLVVAAVPLCHRAVFYDNSADAGPLEVGSYRYGVPDYEPRWPAWSPDPVRTL, encoded by the coding sequence GTGAGCCGTCTCGATCTGATTGCAGGACCGAACGGCGCAGGAAAGTCCACGCTCTACGAGCGAGTGATCGCCCCTGACCGGCCTGGTCTGCCCTTCGTCAACGCAGACCGCATCGCACGCGAGCGATTCCCGGGCGCGGAAACAACGGAGGCCTACAAGGCTGCGGAGATCGCCGCAAAGGCGCGGGAAGCGCTCATCGCCGCCCGCCTCGACTTCTGCACCGAAACCGTGTTCTCGCATGAGTCGAAGGTCGACCTGGTCGCGAGCGCTTCTTCATCTGGCTACGACGTCGTCTTGCACGTGGTCATGATCCCTCTCCGTCTGTCTGGGCCCCGAGTCGCCGCTCGTGTCGCCAACGGAGGACACGGCGTACCGGCCGAAAAGCTCGAGACGCGGTACGAGCGCCTCTGGCCGCTTGTCGTGGCCGCAGTGCCGCTGTGCCATCGTGCGGTGTTCTACGACAACTCCGCAGACGCGGGCCCGCTCGAGGTCGGCTCCTACCGCTACGGCGTCCCCGACTACGAACCTCGGTGGCCCGCGTGGTCCCCGGATCCAGTCCGAACACTCTGA
- a CDS encoding type II toxin-antitoxin system VapB family antitoxin, whose translation MARTNIEIDDETLDVVMRRYGIHTKTEAVDLALRRLAGEPMTIAEALEMRGARAISDVPADTGP comes from the coding sequence ATGGCTCGAACCAACATCGAGATCGACGACGAAACGCTCGACGTCGTGATGCGGCGCTACGGCATCCACACCAAGACCGAGGCGGTCGATCTTGCGTTACGGCGGCTCGCCGGTGAACCCATGACGATCGCTGAAGCCTTGGAGATGCGCGGTGCCCGTGCGATCAGCGACGTGCCGGCTGATACCGGTCCATGA
- a CDS encoding PIN domain nuclease has protein sequence MILADTSAWVEFDRATGSGADERLAGLIEAGGGDLAVTEPVMMEVLAGARTDQRSNELRRLLTSFRWIAADPVADFEGAALLYRQCRSAGVTPRGLIDCMIATISLRSGAELLAVDGDFAAIAEVVPLRLA, from the coding sequence ATGATCCTCGCCGATACTTCGGCATGGGTTGAGTTCGACCGTGCCACCGGCTCTGGCGCCGACGAGCGCCTCGCCGGATTGATCGAAGCAGGCGGCGGCGACCTTGCCGTCACCGAACCCGTCATGATGGAGGTGCTCGCAGGTGCACGGACCGACCAGCGCAGCAACGAGCTTCGCCGGCTCCTGACATCATTTCGATGGATCGCCGCCGACCCCGTCGCCGATTTCGAAGGTGCGGCACTGCTCTACCGACAGTGTCGATCTGCCGGCGTCACTCCGCGAGGTCTCATCGACTGCATGATTGCCACGATCTCGCTGCGATCCGGAGCAGAACTCTTGGCGGTCGACGGCGACTTCGCCGCGATCGCGGAAGTCGTTCCTCTGCGCCTCGCCTAG
- a CDS encoding DUF5677 domain-containing protein, translated as MAADHEQIGDEVTEGVLRGYFKTGKRFVPPIMALPGAISSDWVKSSLPDLLWPILLVSQFGDRGSVMFAMAQRAVIEAVGTDTLETEGIDLDGRLTSLERASDYRDVVAAAVMAQPEAYELFDPLVLGVMAAYGDALPGAWLFERALELQPGLSIEESLDLLASAVLRVIEDRHLNALAKAAPFGWAMQMGKMRFPSDLPAVDSLVGYPGVPENVDEADAFILSTFLAMNMMVPEQTQRARDDWCRMFWNLNWALTPCIPAEVAAAEDPEDSAETRRGGGQAAPRNVASDPSGASPLAEGAAGENDLEEASPLDVAASMYEEFMEKILARDAQVDLYSPAKFEVLSGLVARAFHSVVGLLRAPHLWTGEQASGVLRSFRESRIHIAWMLKNEEGGSFDRYQDYGLGKRRLYEQVLKGLVPDDEEAPPDLQTLIETIERQTGGDHGAMFQTVSVEATFSGKNLRAMAAEVGLADEYRAVYQRESGVTHAEWWALEDYAMQRCLNPLHRFHWLPTFSAAAAPTRGFPVVLLDAFEELVALAAEGLSRTEGPE; from the coding sequence ATGGCAGCCGACCACGAACAGATAGGCGATGAGGTCACCGAGGGCGTTCTGCGCGGCTACTTCAAGACGGGCAAGCGATTCGTGCCTCCGATCATGGCGTTGCCGGGTGCTATCTCTTCGGACTGGGTGAAGTCGAGCCTGCCTGATCTCTTGTGGCCGATCCTGTTGGTGTCGCAGTTCGGTGACCGGGGCTCTGTCATGTTTGCGATGGCGCAGCGGGCCGTCATCGAGGCTGTGGGCACGGACACGTTGGAGACCGAAGGCATCGATCTCGACGGTCGCCTCACCAGCCTCGAGCGGGCGTCAGACTACCGCGACGTCGTCGCCGCTGCGGTTATGGCTCAGCCTGAGGCCTACGAGCTGTTCGATCCTCTGGTTCTCGGAGTCATGGCCGCCTACGGCGATGCTCTGCCCGGTGCCTGGCTGTTTGAACGAGCGCTCGAGCTGCAACCCGGTCTGAGTATCGAGGAGTCGCTTGACCTCCTTGCGTCTGCCGTCTTGCGTGTCATCGAGGATCGACATCTGAACGCCCTTGCCAAGGCGGCGCCCTTCGGATGGGCCATGCAGATGGGCAAGATGCGATTCCCGTCCGACCTTCCTGCTGTGGACTCTCTTGTGGGCTATCCCGGGGTGCCTGAGAACGTGGACGAGGCCGACGCCTTCATCCTTTCAACGTTCCTGGCGATGAACATGATGGTCCCGGAACAGACTCAGCGGGCGCGTGACGACTGGTGTCGCATGTTCTGGAATCTCAACTGGGCTCTCACGCCGTGTATCCCAGCAGAGGTTGCCGCTGCGGAAGACCCCGAAGACTCCGCCGAAACGCGTCGAGGTGGGGGCCAAGCCGCTCCTCGGAACGTGGCAAGTGACCCGAGCGGCGCCAGCCCGCTCGCAGAAGGGGCTGCGGGCGAGAACGACCTGGAAGAGGCCTCGCCATTGGACGTCGCGGCTTCGATGTACGAGGAGTTTATGGAGAAGATCCTCGCTCGTGACGCGCAAGTCGACTTGTACTCGCCGGCCAAGTTCGAGGTCCTATCGGGGCTTGTCGCCCGCGCATTCCACTCCGTCGTCGGGCTTCTACGCGCTCCGCACCTATGGACGGGGGAGCAAGCGTCCGGGGTACTGCGGTCGTTCCGGGAGTCCCGCATACACATCGCGTGGATGTTGAAGAACGAGGAGGGGGGTTCGTTCGATCGCTACCAGGACTACGGTCTGGGCAAGCGCAGGTTGTACGAACAGGTTCTCAAGGGCCTTGTGCCGGATGACGAGGAAGCTCCTCCTGACCTTCAGACGCTCATCGAGACAATCGAGAGGCAGACCGGCGGCGATCACGGAGCGATGTTCCAGACGGTATCCGTCGAGGCCACCTTCTCTGGCAAGAACCTGAGGGCGATGGCCGCAGAGGTGGGTCTCGCCGACGAGTACCGAGCCGTCTATCAGCGGGAGAGCGGTGTGACGCACGCCGAGTGGTGGGCGTTGGAGGACTACGCAATGCAGCGGTGCCTTAACCCGCTACATCGGTTCCACTGGCTGCCTACGTTCAGTGCGGCCGCCGCCCCGACCAGAGGGTTCCCAGTCGTCCTCCTGGATGCGTTCGAAGAACTCGTCGCGCTGGCAGCCGAAGGGCTCTCGCGCACCGAGGGACCGGAGTAG
- a CDS encoding DUF4231 domain-containing protein, whose product MARSNRHGGPADSAWEECLEVTASIERKAGKNKRRARVVTLVMIGSTAMIPVVLAYASSDFWQRLVPSVLAAVSVVAGTWAQFEKPHERWVLYRRYHRILQGEQNRYKYRLDAYAAEADDESNKRLAARLVELQLQLHREWEGLVPATDELGGVQTSPGSSHGT is encoded by the coding sequence ATGGCTCGATCCAATCGGCATGGCGGTCCCGCGGACTCGGCATGGGAGGAGTGCCTAGAGGTCACCGCGTCGATCGAGCGTAAGGCCGGGAAGAACAAACGACGGGCGCGAGTGGTGACCCTAGTGATGATCGGATCCACCGCCATGATCCCGGTTGTTCTTGCCTACGCGAGCAGTGACTTCTGGCAAAGGCTGGTCCCATCAGTGCTGGCTGCGGTCTCGGTCGTTGCGGGGACATGGGCACAGTTCGAGAAGCCTCACGAGCGGTGGGTCCTCTATCGCCGTTACCACAGGATTCTTCAGGGTGAACAGAATCGGTACAAGTACCGCTTGGATGCCTATGCAGCGGAAGCTGACGACGAGAGTAACAAGCGGCTGGCGGCGAGGCTCGTGGAGCTGCAGCTGCAGCTTCACCGAGAATGGGAGGGACTCGTGCCCGCAACGGATGAACTCGGCGGGGTTCAGACCAGCCCTGGGAGTTCGCATGGCACCTGA
- the ribA gene encoding GTP cyclohydrolase II RibA, giving the protein MAPDLFDHASSPLKSVFGSAVLHCFSFGEHEEDNVLVIDCLDRSGQDWPPVRVQSACYTAEIFRSTDCDCHGQLAASLRRVHAEGGLLVYMIADGRGAGLLTKVRGLSLGATEGLDTYDAYERLGVDSDPRDYSRVVEVLRYLCVTRLTLLTNNPRKVAGLESGGIAVQQEAILIEPTEDSLPYLLTKQEKMGHELGLSDH; this is encoded by the coding sequence ATGGCACCTGATCTTTTTGACCATGCCAGCTCGCCTCTCAAGTCGGTGTTCGGGTCAGCGGTTCTTCATTGTTTCTCGTTCGGTGAGCATGAAGAGGACAACGTCCTGGTCATCGACTGTTTGGACAGAAGTGGCCAGGACTGGCCACCGGTGCGTGTTCAAAGTGCGTGCTACACCGCTGAGATCTTTAGGAGCACCGACTGTGACTGCCACGGGCAGCTCGCCGCCAGTCTGAGGCGCGTCCACGCCGAGGGTGGGCTTCTGGTCTACATGATTGCCGATGGACGCGGAGCCGGCCTCCTCACCAAGGTCAGAGGCCTCTCCTTGGGCGCAACGGAGGGATTGGATACCTATGACGCATACGAGCGGCTTGGTGTCGATTCGGACCCCCGCGACTACTCCCGCGTAGTTGAGGTTCTGCGCTACCTCTGTGTGACGAGGTTGACTCTGTTGACCAACAACCCCCGTAAGGTCGCGGGGCTTGAGAGCGGTGGAATTGCGGTGCAGCAAGAGGCAATTCTGATCGAGCCGACCGAAGACTCGTTGCCGTACCTGCTGACAAAGCAAGAGAAGATGGGCCACGAGCTTGGTCTTTCTGACCACTGA